A section of the Macadamia integrifolia cultivar HAES 741 chromosome 9, SCU_Mint_v3, whole genome shotgun sequence genome encodes:
- the LOC122088598 gene encoding uncharacterized protein LOC122088598, with amino-acid sequence MEGAASSGAPKKVMVVADPTRESANALQWALSHAVLEKDELFLLHVEQPTSWRATFSTFLRRPSSSSMEAAIINGGGDIDFLDLMKHACEAAQPKVKVHIERVEIDGKDKAFTILMKTRMLSIDILAIGQRRSLSNAILGYRLSGGSTKGTKGIDTAEYLIEHSKCTCVGVQKKGQNGGYLLNSKKHRNFWLLA; translated from the exons ATGGAAGGGGCGGCATCGTCGGGGGCACCGAAGAAGGTGATGGTTGTCGCCGACCCAACACGCGAGTCGGCGAATGCACTTCAATGGGCTCTTTCTCATGCAGTACTTGAGAAAGATGAACTTTTTCTCTTACATGTAGAACAACCCACATCATGGCGTGCCACATTCTCTACCTTCCTTAGAAGACCTTCCAGTTCTTCAATGGAAGCAGCCATTATTAATGGTGGTGGAGATATAGATTTTCTTGATTTGATGAAGCATGCTTGTGAGGCTGCTCAGCCTAAAGTTAAGGTACATATAGAGAGGGTGGAAATAGATGGAAAGGACAAGGCCTTTACCATTCTAATGAAAACTAGGATGCTCTCTATTGATATCCTTGCCATAGGCCAGCGACGTAGTCTCTCCAATGCTATATTAGG CTATAGGCTGAGTGGAGGATCTACAAAAGGGACAAAAGGGATAGATACAGCAGAGTATTTGATTGAGCACAGTAAGTGCACATGCGTTGGAGTTCAGAAGAAGGGCCAAAATGGAGGATATCTTCTTAACTCCAAGAAACACAGAAATTTCTGGCTTCTTGCGTAG
- the LOC122089166 gene encoding bifunctional TH2 protein, mitochondrial-like produces the protein MRSLFYPSKDAGFRIISASVTRFIALDPSKRLLRSSFSAVRFLPRHYYFDWNRTTSTTTTTTTTTTTTITKKTVAAMAVKAAPDEEGIARRFWIKFRNESVFAMYTPFVVCLASGKLELETFRHYISQDVHFLRVFVKAYELAEDCADDDDDKSAIFELRKNVMEELKMHNSFVQEWGFDPATEISASLATLKYTNFLLATASGKVEGEKGHGKIATPFEKTKVAAYTLSAMTPCMRLYAFLGKELQALLDPDDGSHLYKKWIDTYASETFEASARQTEELLDKLSVSLTGEELEVMEKLYHQAMKLEIEFFTAQPIVQRTIVPFTRVLDLADYHLVLFSDFDLTCTIVDSSAILAEIAILTVPKADQSGMENPLPRMSSADLRNTWSVLSKQYTEEYEQCIESIMPSEKVHEFNYEDLSKALENLLDFEKRANARVIESGVLKGLNLEDIKKAGERLILQDGCAGFFQTVVKNEGLKADLHVLSYCWCDDLIRSAFSSGGLSVLNVHANQFSYEESISTGEIIMKVESPLDKVKAFKEILKNRGDDGKNLSIYIGDSVGDLLCLLEADVGIVVGSSSSLRRVGSEFGVSFVPLFTGLVKKQKEFDGSSCNWKGLSGILYTVSSWAEIHAFILGH, from the exons ATGCGTTCATTGTTCTATCCGAGCAAGGACGCTGGCTTCAGAATCATCTCTGCTTCTGTAACAAGATTCATCGCCTTAGATCCGTCGAAACGACTCCTCCGATCTTCTTTTTCTGCCGTGAGATTCCTGCCGAGACACTACTATTTTGATTGGAATCGGACGACATCAAcaacgacgacgacgacgacgacgacgactaCTACAATAACGAAGAAAACGGTAGCTGCGATGGCAGTGAAAGCAGCGCCGGATGAAGAAGGGATAGCGAGACGATTCTGGATCAAGTTCAGAAATGAATCGGTTTTCGCGATGTACACTCCTTTCGTCGTTTGCTTGGCTTCTggaaaattggaattggaaacTTTCCGCCATTATATTTCTCAAGACGTGCATTTCCTTCGTGTTTTTGTTAAGGC GTATGAGTTGGCAGAAGATTGTgccgatgatgatgatgacaagtCTGCTATTTTTGAATTGAGGAAGAATGTCATGGAGGAGCTTAAAATGCACAATTCTTTCGTCCAA GAATGGGGCTTTGATCCTGCAACTGAGATAAGTGCCTCCTTGGCAACACTGAAATATACAAATTTCTTGCTGGCAACGGCCTCAGGAAAGGTTGAAGGAGAAAAAGGTCATGGCAAAATTGCTACTCCCTTTGAGAAGACAAAAGTTGCTGCTTACACACTGAGTGCTATGACGCCTTGTATGAGGCTCTATGCCTTCCTAGGTAAGGAGCTACAGGCACTTCTGGATCCTGACGATGGCAGTCACCTCTACAAGAAATGGATTGACACCTATGCCTCTGAAACATTTGAG GCATCAGCTCGGCAGACTGAGGAGTTGCTTGATAAGCTAAGTGTCTCTTTGACAGGAGAGGAACTTGAAGTCATGGAAAAGCTCTATCATCAGGCTATGAAACTTGAGATAGAATTTTTTACTGCCCAACCAATTGTTCAACGAACTATAGTTCCTTTCACTAGAGTGCTTGACCTTGCGGATTATCATCTTGTTCtattttctgattttgatttgactTGCACCATTGTTGATTCCTCTGCCATTTTAGCAGAGATTGCAATATTAACTGTACCAAAAGCTGATCAGAGTGGAATGGAAAATCCACTTCCCCGAATGTCATCTGCTGATCTGAGGAACACATGGAGTGTTCTTTCAAAGCAGTATACAGAAGAGTATGAACAATGCATAGAGAGCATTATGCCCTCAGAGAAAG TGCATGAATTCAACTATGAAGATCTGTCCAAAGCACTTGAGAATCTCTTAGACTTTGAGAAACGGGCAAATGCAAGAGTGATTGAGTCAGGGGTCCTGAAGGGTTTAAATTTAGAGGACATAAAAAAGGCTGGTGAGCGTCTTATACTCCAAGATGGTTGTGCGGGTTTCTTCCAGACAGTTGTAAAGAATGAAGGGCTGAAAGCAGATTTACATGTACTTTCTTATTGTTGGTGTGATGATCTCATTAGATCAGCATTTTCATCAG GGGGCCTAAGTGTTTTGAATGTACATGCAAATCAGTTTTCTTATGAAGAATCCATCTCGACGGGTGAGATTATTATGAAGGTAGAATCTCCCTTGGACAAGGTTAAAGCTTTCAAGGAGATTCTAAAGAATCGTGGTGATGATGGCAAGAACTTGTCTATATACATTGGCGATTCAGTGGGCGACTTACTGTGCCTGCTAGAAGCAGATGTAGGCATCGTGGTAGGATCAAGCTCAAGTCTGAGGAGAGTTGGGAGTGAGTTTGGTGTTTCTTTTGTTCCATTGTTTACTGGTTTGGTGAAGAAACAGAAGGAATTCGATGGCAGCTCTTGTAATTGGAAGGGGCTGTCTGGCATTCTTTATACGGTCTCTAGTTGGGCCGAAATACATGCCTTCATTTTGGGTCATTAG